One Trueperaceae bacterium genomic window carries:
- a CDS encoding HAMP domain-containing sensor histidine kinase — protein sequence MSLRTRLTLTVLGVLTATVAAVLVVTDLAFAAQQRRETTALLERELARVAAVVQSGRIGGDLVAADGGDLRLQFVARDGTVRIPDSGATALPDAGAPTRVDALPGLDGRWLVASTPWELPSGTRAGTLRAAVSLQRADAARTELRILLVGVGAAALAVAAALAILALRRSLAPLADLARQARDLDPADPHLARYAGPDDEVGQVATALNAALADVRARRDAERERLADVAHELAAPLTVVSAHVDQLVARWDRADAAGGGAAADDVERLHAAQVAADDLMHVSQDLLTLARGDLGERIRWEVVDAAALAREMADAHPGLRLRLDDAADLRVVADAARLRQVLRNLLRNAERAAGGATGVTLAVGAEAPAPAGTDAPPSPDDAKEARVVLRVEDDGPGLTDAQAREIFERYHTRTGGTGLGLAVVQRLVQRMDGAVHAEPRPGGRGAAFVVALPAFDAAQGDAAHDAPDPDDRDPDAPTRGVPHTEGRGGGGAAPGPADPPTPIDEGDLGPPTS from the coding sequence GTGAGCCTCCGGACGCGGCTGACCCTCACGGTCCTGGGCGTCCTCACGGCCACCGTCGCCGCCGTCCTCGTCGTCACCGACCTGGCCTTCGCCGCCCAACAACGCCGCGAGACGACGGCGCTCCTCGAGCGCGAACTCGCGCGCGTCGCCGCCGTGGTGCAGTCCGGCCGGATCGGCGGCGACCTCGTCGCCGCCGACGGGGGCGACCTCCGCCTCCAGTTCGTCGCCCGCGACGGCACCGTCCGCATCCCCGACTCCGGCGCGACCGCGCTCCCCGACGCGGGCGCCCCCACGCGCGTGGACGCCCTCCCCGGGCTCGACGGCCGCTGGCTCGTGGCGTCGACGCCGTGGGAGCTGCCGTCGGGCACGCGCGCGGGCACGCTCCGCGCGGCGGTGTCGCTGCAGCGCGCCGACGCCGCCCGCACCGAACTCCGCATCCTCCTGGTCGGGGTGGGGGCGGCGGCGCTCGCCGTCGCCGCCGCCCTCGCCATCCTGGCGTTGCGCCGCAGCCTCGCGCCCCTCGCCGACCTCGCCCGGCAGGCGCGCGACCTCGACCCCGCCGACCCCCACCTCGCCCGCTACGCCGGCCCGGACGACGAGGTCGGCCAGGTCGCGACCGCCCTCAACGCCGCCCTCGCCGACGTCCGCGCGCGCCGCGACGCGGAACGCGAACGCCTCGCCGACGTCGCGCACGAGCTCGCCGCGCCCCTCACCGTCGTCAGCGCCCACGTCGACCAACTCGTCGCCCGCTGGGACCGCGCCGACGCCGCGGGCGGGGGCGCCGCGGCGGACGACGTCGAACGCCTCCACGCCGCCCAGGTCGCGGCCGACGACCTGATGCACGTCTCGCAGGACCTCCTCACCCTCGCGCGCGGCGACCTGGGCGAACGCATCCGCTGGGAGGTCGTCGACGCCGCCGCCCTCGCCCGCGAGATGGCGGACGCCCACCCCGGGCTGCGGCTCCGCCTCGACGACGCAGCGGACCTCCGCGTCGTCGCCGACGCCGCCCGCCTCCGGCAGGTGCTCCGCAACCTCCTCCGCAACGCAGAACGCGCCGCGGGCGGCGCGACCGGCGTCACCCTCGCCGTCGGGGCGGAGGCCCCGGCACCCGCCGGGACCGACGCCCCGCCGTCCCCCGACGACGCGAAGGAAGCGCGCGTCGTGCTGCGGGTCGAGGACGACGGGCCGGGCCTCACGGACGCTCAGGCGCGGGAGATCTTCGAGCGCTACCACACCCGGACGGGCGGCACCGGGCTGGGGTTGGCCGTCGTCCAGCGCCTGGTGCAGCGCATGGACGGCGCCGTCCACGCCGAACCCCGCCCCGGCGGGCGCGGCGCGGCGTTCGTCGTCGCCCTCCCCGCCTTCGACGCCGCGCAAGGCGACGCCGCGCACGATGCCCCCGATCCGGACGACCGCGACCCCGACGCCCCCACGCGCGGGGTCCCGCACACCGAGGGACGCGGGGGCGGAGGTGCCGCCCCCGGTCCCGCGGACCCGCCCACGCCGATCGACGAGGGCGACCTCGGCCCCCCGACCTCCTGA
- a CDS encoding response regulator transcription factor, with product MRARILLVEDDPALRDLVARELRDAGFDVHAVARGGDALADAVDRPPDLVVLDLGLPDMDGLDVAHRLHEDGVAILMLTARTQVEARVEGLYAGASDYMTKPFDVRELLARVHAHVRDRGNGGDEIVHGVIRLHVESGTVTVGDASEVLPTREADLLQLLLAHPGKVFPREELEHRLYGLESPDSNAVQVYVSRLRRTLAGLGAENAIVTLRGKGYTVP from the coding sequence ATGCGCGCCCGCATCCTGCTCGTCGAGGACGACCCCGCGCTCCGTGACCTGGTGGCGCGGGAGCTGCGCGACGCCGGCTTCGACGTGCACGCCGTCGCCCGGGGCGGCGACGCGCTGGCCGACGCCGTCGACCGCCCCCCCGATCTGGTCGTGCTCGACCTGGGGCTGCCGGACATGGACGGCCTCGACGTGGCGCACCGCCTCCACGAGGACGGCGTCGCCATCCTCATGCTGACCGCCCGCACGCAGGTCGAGGCCCGCGTCGAGGGCCTGTACGCCGGCGCCAGCGACTACATGACGAAACCGTTCGACGTCCGCGAACTCCTCGCCCGCGTGCACGCCCACGTCCGCGACCGCGGGAACGGCGGGGACGAGATCGTGCACGGCGTCATCCGGCTCCACGTCGAGAGCGGCACCGTCACGGTCGGGGACGCCAGCGAGGTCCTGCCGACCCGCGAGGCGGACCTGCTGCAGCTGCTCCTCGCGCACCCCGGCAAGGTGTTCCCCCGCGAGGAGCTCGAGCACCGCCTCTACGGCCTCGAGAGCCCCGACAGCAACGCCGTGCAGGTGTACGTCTCGCGCTTGCGCCGGACCCTCGCCGGGCTCGGGGCGGAGAACGCCATCGTGACGCTGCGCGGCAAGGGCTACACCGTCCCGTGA